Sequence from the Sinorhizobium meliloti genome:
AGTCGGTGGACTACGTCAAGAGTGTTATAACGATGGTCAGTGAGCTCGAAGGCGAGATCGTGACCCTTGTACCTGCGACCGTCGGAAAGGTTGTTCCGGATGGCACCGAGGAGGAGGAATGGCAGTGGGTCGTGGATGCGACGAAGGAGTGCTTCGCCCACGCCCGGGGAAAGGGCGTCCGGCTGGCGATCGAACCGCTGAACCGGTTCGAGACTTATCTCTTCAATCGTGCTGCCCAAGCGCTCGCGCTGGCCGAAGCAGTTGATCCCGATTGCGGCGTTTGCCTCGATGCTTTTCATCTCAACATCGAGGAGGAGGACATGTATGACGCCATTAGGCTCGCCGGAAACCGGCTTTTCGATTTCCATGTGGCGGACAACAACCGCTTTGCGGCGGGCCTCGGTCATCTCGACTGGCCGAAGATCGTCGCCACGTTGAAAGAGATCGGATACGATGGCGCGCTCACCAATGAGTTCGTGGCTCCGGTAGACCGCACGCCGGCGGCGAAATACCCCGATATGGTCGAGCGCAATCCGGTCGATATCCCGCCGGAGCAGCTCAAATTCATCCAGGACCACGGATCGAGCCTACTGACCGAGAAATTCTACGATGACCAGATGCGGATCACCGCAGAGACGATCCTGCCGCTGATCAAGTGAGGACGGAGCATGCCCCGCGGCCTTCGTGCTGCGAGGTTGGGAGGCGAAATGCGTATCAAGACCGTCCAAGCCTGGTGGGTTCGAATACCTATCGCAGCCAATCGGCAGCATCAAAGCGATTTCGGTCGCCTGACAACCTTCGACGCGGCGATCCTGCGCATAGAAACAGATGACGGGATCGTGGGGTGGGGTGAGGGCAAGAATGCTGCGGGTAGTGCGGGTTCTTACGGAACGCTCGTGCACATGCTCAACTATGAGGTAGGGCCGAGGCTCGTCGGTCGCGATGCCGCTGATATCTCCGCCGTCTGGGAGATGCTCTACAATGGCGTGCGCCACGAGAAGGCGGCGATGTCGGGTCATGCTATGCCGGAGCTCTCACGCCGGGGCCTCTCGATTGCCGCTATCAGTGCTGTGGACATCGCGTTGTGGGACATCCTTGGCAAATCGCTGGGCGTGCCGGTATGGAAGCTGCTCGGCGGGCGTAAGGCGGATCGGCTGCCTGCTTATGCTTCGGGCGGGTGGGAGAGTGCCGAAAAGATCGGCGGCCAACTGCAGTCCTACCTTGCCAGTGGCGGTTTCAAGGCGGTCAAGATGAGGGTCGGCGCGATGGACGGCGCGCCGTATGTCTCGGCCGCCCGCGTGCGTGCTGCCCGCAAGGCGCTGGGCCCCTCGGTGGATATCATGGTCGATGCGCATGGCACCTACACGGTTGCCGACGCGAAACGTTTCATCCAGCTCGTCCGGGATTGCGATCTTGCCTGGTTCGAGGAGCCGGTGATAGCAGACGATAAGGCCGGCATGGCGGAAGTGCGCGCCGCTGGAAACGTGCCGATCGCCACCGGCGAGAGCGAGGCCACTCGCTTCGCTTTCCGCGACCTTGCGGTGCTGCGCTCAGCCGATATTTTCCAGCCTGATCCGGCGTTCTGCGGCGGCATTACGGAGGCCATGCGCATCGGTGCGATCGCCAGTGCCTTCAACCTCCGTCTTGCACCGCATTTGTGGGCCGGTGCGCCGTGTTTCTTCTCTGGCCTGCACATCTGCGCGGC
This genomic interval carries:
- a CDS encoding sugar phosphate isomerase/epimerase family protein; this encodes MHLSTHNWMRAEPLAVTLKRIKKYGYESIEISGEPAQYDIKDTRALFKEHGIRCWGAVTLTLGERNLAAKDESQRAKSVDYVKSVITMVSELEGEIVTLVPATVGKVVPDGTEEEEWQWVVDATKECFAHARGKGVRLAIEPLNRFETYLFNRAAQALALAEAVDPDCGVCLDAFHLNIEEEDMYDAIRLAGNRLFDFHVADNNRFAAGLGHLDWPKIVATLKEIGYDGALTNEFVAPVDRTPAAKYPDMVERNPVDIPPEQLKFIQDHGSSLLTEKFYDDQMRITAETILPLIK
- a CDS encoding mandelate racemase/muconate lactonizing enzyme family protein; its protein translation is MRIKTVQAWWVRIPIAANRQHQSDFGRLTTFDAAILRIETDDGIVGWGEGKNAAGSAGSYGTLVHMLNYEVGPRLVGRDAADISAVWEMLYNGVRHEKAAMSGHAMPELSRRGLSIAAISAVDIALWDILGKSLGVPVWKLLGGRKADRLPAYASGGWESAEKIGGQLQSYLASGGFKAVKMRVGAMDGAPYVSAARVRAARKALGPSVDIMVDAHGTYTVADAKRFIQLVRDCDLAWFEEPVIADDKAGMAEVRAAGNVPIATGESEATRFAFRDLAVLRSADIFQPDPAFCGGITEAMRIGAIASAFNLRLAPHLWAGAPCFFSGLHICAASPASFVVEYSVGANPMIHDLVEETVAVKDGMLEIPDKPGLGFTINERVLETHAQRL